A genomic window from Sphingobacterium spiritivorum includes:
- the gltB gene encoding glutamate synthase large subunit, with amino-acid sequence MTNERIEKKGLYDPDFEHDACGVGFVAHIKGRKSHNQVKDALTMLENMEHRGACGCDPESGDGAGIMIQLPHEFLWEECISLGIQLEEPGYYGTGMLFLPKEAEMNTLCRNTVVEACEERNMRFLGFRTVPVNREGIGPTALSAEPEIVQFFVARPEGVFNTEEFERKLFVLRRLIIQKIKKHQEYPLPIYIASLSCKTIIYKGQLTTYQVGTYFKDLRDPRVVSAFGLVHSRFSTNTFPSWSLAQPFRHIAHNGEINTLTGNLNWFYAGVRSLSSPYFTDEEMQILLPVVDKGQSDSACLDNVVELLLHSGRSLPHVMLMLVPEAWDGNTQMDPLKKAFYEYHATLMEPWDGPAALCFTDGKTIGATLDRNGLRPLRYAITSDDRVVVASEAGALPVPESLIIQKGRQQPGKIFVVDMEAGRIRTDEEVKGELVRQQPYGEWLNNYKIRLEELADPRVTYTYLSKESVFKYQQGFGYSREDLETILAPMALTGYEPIGSMGTDVPLAVLSDQPQHLSSYFKQFFAQVTNPPIDPIRERLVMSLATFIGNAGNILIEDKKFCHCVTLQHPILTSSELEKLRSIDTGVFQAKTLQLYFKADGKPGSLEDGLERLCRYADDAVRDGFEVLILSDRAIDSQHAPIPSILAVSAVHHHLIKTGNRGAVGLVVEAGDVWEVHHFACLLAFGATAINPYMALASIRTMKEQGHLDTDLTWDTLKKNYVKAICAGLLKIFSKMGISTLQSYHGAQIFEVLGIDKSVVDQYFCGSVSRIGGLSLDDIATEVLIKHWTAFGNSRVEKNLLPEGGVYQWKRRGEGHLWNPQTVHLLQQACRNNDYESYKKYAGLINNQKEKMYTLRGLLDFAKHRTAVPIDEVESANDIMKRFATGAMSLGSISTEAHSTLAIAMNRIGAKSNTGEGGEDASRFIPLANGDSMRSAIKQVASARFGVTSHYLTEADEIQIKMAQGAKPGEGGQLPGHKVNDFIARLRHSTPGVGLISPPPHHDIYSIEDLAQLIFDLKNANRKARINVKLVSKAGVGTIAAGVAKAHADVILIAGYDGGTGASPISSVKHAGLPWELGLAEAHQTLVQNKLRSRVVLQADGQMKTGRDIVIATLLGAEEWGVATAALIAGGCIMMRKCHLNTCPVGVATQDPELQKLFSGKPEDIVNLFRFLAEEIRETMAELGFRTINEMVGRAQFLKKRENIQHWKAKKIDFSSILYVARNSAGESLHNTEEQDHGMGMILDWGLLKQAKAAFESKTPVFGTFPVKNTDRTVGTLLSNEISKVFGAEGFPDNTINYKFEGSAGQSFGAFNTKGISFELEGEANDYVGKGLCGAQLAIYPTKDSPLVAHENIIIGNVALYGATSGHLFINGMAGERFAVRNSGATAVVEGIGDHGCEYMTGGRALILGPTGRNFAAGMSGGIAWIYDINGTFRENCNMEMVDLDPLDTEDETTIIALLKRHIHLTKSERANYILQHWAAEKSRFIKVFPREYKNVLLKKLVEAK; translated from the coding sequence ATGACAAACGAAAGAATAGAGAAAAAAGGACTTTACGACCCTGATTTTGAACATGACGCATGTGGTGTAGGCTTTGTAGCACATATTAAAGGCCGCAAGTCCCACAACCAGGTTAAGGATGCCTTGACCATGTTAGAAAATATGGAACACCGCGGTGCCTGCGGTTGTGATCCGGAGAGTGGTGACGGTGCCGGGATTATGATCCAGCTGCCTCATGAGTTCCTGTGGGAAGAATGTATTTCATTAGGCATTCAACTCGAAGAGCCTGGTTATTATGGAACAGGAATGTTATTTCTGCCAAAAGAAGCGGAAATGAATACACTTTGCAGGAATACAGTCGTTGAAGCCTGTGAAGAACGCAATATGCGCTTTCTGGGATTTCGTACCGTACCTGTAAATCGGGAAGGCATAGGTCCGACTGCGCTCAGTGCCGAACCGGAGATCGTTCAATTCTTTGTAGCACGACCAGAAGGAGTGTTTAACACAGAAGAATTCGAACGCAAACTCTTTGTTCTGAGACGTCTCATCATTCAGAAAATCAAAAAACACCAAGAATATCCTCTCCCTATTTATATTGCCTCTCTATCCTGTAAGACTATCATTTATAAAGGCCAGCTTACAACTTATCAGGTAGGAACTTATTTTAAAGATCTGCGGGATCCTCGTGTTGTATCTGCTTTTGGTCTGGTACACTCCCGGTTCTCCACCAATACATTCCCTTCCTGGTCATTAGCTCAGCCTTTCAGACATATTGCCCATAACGGGGAAATCAATACACTTACCGGCAACTTAAACTGGTTCTATGCCGGTGTACGCTCGCTATCATCGCCTTATTTTACAGACGAAGAAATGCAGATTCTACTGCCGGTTGTAGACAAAGGTCAGTCTGATTCAGCCTGTCTGGACAATGTGGTAGAATTATTATTACACAGCGGCAGAAGTCTGCCTCATGTGATGCTGATGCTGGTACCTGAAGCCTGGGATGGCAACACCCAGATGGATCCATTGAAAAAAGCGTTCTATGAATATCACGCAACACTGATGGAACCGTGGGACGGACCTGCAGCATTGTGTTTCACAGATGGTAAAACTATCGGCGCAACATTAGATCGTAACGGATTAAGACCCTTACGTTATGCTATTACGTCAGATGACCGCGTAGTTGTTGCATCAGAAGCTGGAGCATTGCCTGTTCCTGAAAGCTTAATTATCCAAAAAGGCCGTCAACAGCCCGGAAAGATCTTTGTAGTCGACATGGAAGCCGGACGCATCCGCACAGATGAAGAAGTTAAAGGTGAACTTGTCCGCCAGCAACCTTATGGCGAATGGTTAAATAATTACAAAATCCGTCTGGAAGAACTGGCTGACCCGCGTGTCACCTATACTTACTTATCTAAAGAATCCGTTTTCAAATATCAGCAAGGGTTCGGTTACTCACGTGAGGATCTGGAAACAATTCTCGCACCGATGGCCCTTACCGGATATGAACCTATCGGATCTATGGGAACTGATGTACCGTTGGCAGTTCTGTCTGATCAACCTCAACATCTTTCCAGCTATTTCAAACAGTTCTTTGCTCAGGTTACCAATCCGCCTATAGATCCTATTCGCGAAAGACTGGTCATGAGTCTGGCGACATTTATCGGCAATGCCGGTAATATTCTGATTGAAGATAAAAAATTCTGTCACTGTGTGACATTGCAACATCCTATTCTGACTTCAAGCGAGCTGGAAAAACTTCGCTCGATCGATACGGGTGTATTTCAGGCGAAAACTTTACAACTCTATTTCAAAGCAGACGGTAAACCGGGTTCACTGGAAGATGGCCTGGAAAGACTTTGCCGCTATGCAGATGATGCTGTACGTGACGGATTTGAAGTATTAATCCTTTCGGACAGAGCCATTGATTCACAACATGCACCTATTCCTTCCATATTGGCGGTATCTGCGGTGCACCACCACCTGATCAAAACCGGTAATCGGGGTGCTGTAGGTTTGGTAGTCGAAGCCGGAGATGTCTGGGAAGTACACCATTTTGCTTGTCTGCTGGCATTCGGAGCTACAGCAATCAATCCGTATATGGCACTTGCCAGTATCCGTACAATGAAAGAACAAGGACATCTGGACACCGACCTGACCTGGGATACTTTAAAGAAAAACTATGTAAAAGCTATCTGTGCAGGTTTATTAAAGATATTCTCCAAAATGGGAATATCGACTCTTCAATCGTATCACGGTGCTCAGATCTTTGAGGTACTGGGCATTGATAAATCTGTAGTGGATCAATACTTCTGCGGATCTGTATCCCGCATTGGTGGTCTTTCATTAGACGATATTGCAACAGAAGTTTTGATCAAACACTGGACTGCATTCGGCAATTCAAGAGTGGAAAAGAATCTTCTTCCCGAAGGTGGTGTCTACCAGTGGAAAAGAAGAGGAGAAGGCCATCTCTGGAATCCGCAGACCGTACACTTATTGCAGCAGGCATGCCGCAATAACGATTACGAATCGTATAAAAAATATGCAGGTCTCATCAACAATCAAAAAGAGAAGATGTATACGCTTCGCGGCTTGCTGGACTTTGCAAAACATCGTACAGCTGTACCTATTGATGAAGTAGAATCTGCAAATGATATTATGAAGCGATTTGCTACAGGAGCGATGTCGCTGGGATCTATATCTACCGAAGCGCACAGTACACTGGCTATTGCGATGAACCGTATCGGAGCTAAAAGTAATACCGGTGAAGGTGGAGAAGACGCTTCGCGCTTTATCCCTTTGGCAAATGGAGATTCTATGCGCTCGGCGATCAAGCAAGTTGCTTCTGCACGTTTTGGTGTGACGTCACATTACCTGACTGAAGCTGATGAGATACAGATCAAAATGGCACAAGGTGCAAAACCGGGTGAAGGTGGTCAGCTGCCGGGGCATAAGGTGAACGACTTCATTGCCAGATTGCGTCACTCTACTCCGGGTGTAGGACTGATCTCTCCTCCTCCGCATCACGATATTTATTCTATCGAAGATTTGGCTCAGCTGATCTTTGACCTTAAAAATGCAAACCGCAAAGCTCGTATCAATGTAAAACTGGTATCTAAAGCAGGTGTAGGTACGATCGCTGCAGGTGTTGCGAAGGCGCATGCGGATGTCATCCTTATTGCCGGATATGACGGCGGTACAGGAGCTTCTCCTATCAGTTCGGTCAAACATGCCGGATTGCCATGGGAGCTGGGTCTTGCAGAGGCGCATCAGACACTTGTACAAAACAAACTGCGCAGCCGTGTAGTACTACAGGCTGACGGGCAGATGAAAACCGGACGTGATATTGTGATTGCAACGTTACTCGGTGCTGAGGAATGGGGTGTTGCTACAGCAGCTCTTATCGCCGGAGGTTGTATTATGATGCGTAAATGTCATCTGAATACATGTCCTGTGGGCGTAGCTACTCAGGATCCGGAATTACAGAAATTATTCTCCGGTAAGCCGGAAGATATTGTCAATCTGTTCCGCTTCCTGGCTGAAGAAATCCGTGAGACAATGGCGGAACTTGGTTTCCGTACCATCAATGAAATGGTTGGACGTGCACAGTTCCTCAAAAAACGTGAAAATATCCAACACTGGAAAGCTAAGAAAATTGATTTTTCAAGCATTCTGTATGTAGCCAGAAATTCTGCCGGTGAATCTCTTCACAATACGGAAGAGCAGGATCACGGTATGGGTATGATACTGGATTGGGGCTTACTTAAACAAGCGAAAGCGGCTTTCGAAAGCAAAACACCTGTCTTCGGCACATTTCCTGTAAAAAACACAGACCGTACGGTAGGTACCCTGCTTTCCAATGAGATATCCAAGGTATTCGGTGCGGAAGGGTTCCCGGATAACACGATCAACTACAAATTTGAAGGTTCTGCAGGGCAGTCCTTCGGAGCATTCAATACAAAAGGGATTTCTTTTGAACTGGAAGGTGAAGCAAATGATTATGTAGGAAAAGGACTTTGCGGAGCTCAATTAGCTATTTATCCGACAAAAGACAGTCCATTAGTCGCACATGAAAATATTATCATCGGTAATGTGGCTTTATACGGAGCAACTTCCGGACATCTCTTTATCAACGGTATGGCAGGAGAGCGATTTGCAGTGCGCAATTCAGGAGCGACAGCCGTAGTCGAAGGTATCGGAGACCATGGTTGTGAATATATGACAGGTGGCCGTGCACTGATCCTGGGTCCTACAGGACGTAATTTTGCTGCCGGTATGAGTGGTGGTATTGCCTGGATATACGATATCAACGGTACATTCAGAGAAAACTGTAATATGGAGATGGTAGATCTGGATCCGCTGGATACAGAAGACGAAACGACGATCATTGCCTTATTGAAGCGTCATATCCACCTGACCAAAAGCGAAAGAGCAAATTACATCCTTCAACATTGGGCAGCTGAGAAATCAAGATTTATCAAAGTATTCCCTCGCGAATACAAAAATGTATTACTTAAAAAATTGGTAGAAGCTAAATAA